Proteins encoded by one window of Thermococcus sp. JdF3:
- a CDS encoding DUF123 domain-containing protein — MRGSYFLVVLLENDKTVRTKGREFHLRKGHYVYVGSAMNSLEKRVARHFSGKKRLHWHIDFLLKEAKLLRAYLIPSEERLEEKLSLGVAKYGEPVEGFGAGDVRVSTNLYRFEGEPDGALTAILSELGLEWKRVKSREEVIGFGERK; from the coding sequence ATGAGAGGGTCGTACTTTCTCGTCGTCCTGCTGGAGAACGATAAAACCGTCAGAACCAAGGGGCGGGAGTTCCACCTGCGGAAGGGCCACTACGTGTACGTCGGCTCGGCGATGAACTCCCTCGAAAAACGCGTTGCCCGGCACTTCAGCGGGAAAAAGAGGCTCCACTGGCATATAGACTTCCTCCTGAAGGAGGCAAAGCTCCTGAGGGCGTATCTCATCCCCAGTGAGGAGCGGTTGGAGGAAAAGCTCTCGCTGGGGGTGGCAAAGTACGGGGAGCCCGTCGAGGGATTCGGCGCGGGGGACGTCAGGGTCAGCACCAACCTCTACCGCTTCGAAGGGGAACCCGATGGGGCTCTCACTGCCATTCTAAGCGAACTCGGGCTGGAGTGGAAAAGGGTTAAAAGCAGGGAGGAAGTTATAGGGTTCGGTGAGAGAAAATGA
- a CDS encoding geranylgeranylglyceryl/heptaprenylglyceryl phosphate synthase produces MRLQLGKVETYIHEKIETEKLHFVLLDPDDVTPEEAARIAKMSEEIGVDAIMIGGSTGAEGDVLDGVVRAIKESSSLPTILFPGSHGGISRYADSIFFMSLLNSTNPFFITGSQALGAFTVKRYGIEPIPMAYLIVEPGETVGWIGDAKPIPRHKPKIAAAYALAGQYLGMRMVYLEAGSGAPQPVPPEMIALVKRVIDVPLIVGGGIRSAEQARAAVRAGADIIVTGTAIEKAGSLEKAREKLVELNRGIKG; encoded by the coding sequence ATGAGACTCCAGCTCGGAAAGGTCGAGACGTACATTCACGAGAAGATTGAGACCGAAAAGCTTCACTTCGTTCTCCTTGATCCTGATGACGTGACGCCCGAGGAAGCCGCCAGGATAGCGAAGATGAGCGAGGAGATAGGGGTAGATGCCATAATGATAGGCGGCTCGACGGGGGCGGAGGGGGATGTCCTCGACGGCGTTGTGAGGGCGATAAAGGAGTCCTCCAGCCTGCCGACGATACTGTTCCCCGGCTCCCACGGGGGGATAAGCAGGTACGCCGATTCAATATTCTTCATGAGCCTGCTCAATTCGACCAACCCCTTCTTCATCACGGGCTCCCAGGCCCTGGGGGCGTTCACGGTCAAGCGCTACGGCATAGAACCAATACCAATGGCGTACCTCATAGTCGAGCCGGGAGAGACCGTCGGCTGGATCGGCGATGCCAAGCCCATCCCGCGCCACAAGCCCAAGATCGCCGCCGCCTACGCCCTGGCGGGCCAGTACCTTGGAATGCGCATGGTGTACCTCGAGGCCGGAAGCGGGGCCCCGCAGCCCGTTCCCCCCGAGATGATAGCGCTCGTGAAGCGCGTCATAGACGTTCCGCTCATCGTCGGCGGTGGGATAAGGAGTGCGGAGCAGGCGCGGGCGGCCGTGAGGGCCGGCGCCGACATAATCGTCACCGGAACCGCGATAGAAAAGGCCGGCTCTCTGGAGAAGGCCAGGGAAAAGCTGGTGGAGCTGAACAGGGGAATAAAGGGATGA
- the nth gene encoding endonuclease III: MTGTKSGSLSLEGFTFNETWEEKRKRAGRIVEVLMKTYPRERLLIGDPYRTLIHCIISQRMRDEVTYRVWEELFERYRDIETIASTPVEEMRRFLRERGVGLWKTKGEWIVKASQIILEEHDGKVPDDIRELMKLPGIGRKCANIVLAYGFGRQAIPVDTHVNRISKRLGLAPPRVPPEKVEEYLAELIPYEKWIYVNHAMVDHGKSICNPIRPKCDSCPLRELCPYAKGLVTDADLKGRR, from the coding sequence ATGACGGGAACAAAATCAGGCTCGTTAAGCCTTGAGGGCTTCACCTTCAATGAAACCTGGGAGGAGAAGAGGAAAAGGGCCGGGAGAATCGTCGAGGTTTTGATGAAAACCTATCCGCGGGAGAGGCTCCTCATCGGTGACCCCTACAGGACCTTAATCCACTGCATTATCTCCCAGCGCATGAGGGACGAGGTGACGTACAGGGTTTGGGAGGAGCTGTTTGAGAGGTACCGCGACATCGAGACGATAGCCAGCACGCCGGTCGAGGAGATGCGGCGCTTTCTGAGGGAGAGGGGGGTCGGTCTCTGGAAGACCAAGGGCGAGTGGATAGTGAAGGCTTCACAGATAATCCTGGAGGAACACGACGGAAAGGTTCCCGACGACATCAGGGAACTCATGAAGCTCCCGGGAATCGGGAGGAAGTGCGCCAACATAGTCCTGGCTTACGGCTTCGGCAGGCAGGCCATACCCGTAGACACCCACGTGAACAGGATAAGCAAACGCCTCGGTCTGGCCCCGCCGAGGGTTCCTCCAGAGAAGGTCGAGGAGTACCTCGCGGAGCTGATTCCCTACGAGAAGTGGATATACGTGAACCACGCGATGGTGGACCACGGGAAGAGCATATGCAACCCGATAAGGCCGAAGTGCGATTCCTGCCCGCTGAGGGAGCTGTGCCCCTACGCGAAGGGACTGGTGACGGATGCGGACTTAAAGGGGCGCCGATGA
- a CDS encoding ATPase, whose amino-acid sequence MRLVLRPLFEAELPADFGDVIKNKLAGREVRTGEEIEVELLGKFLRFKVVLAEPSPLKVGRNTRVEFSQGEVEVVDFEFDGPVSEVIPFEKGFVIAFEREVLIMNHNGQKIYSDEFEKLNGVRVSKETVVIIHDGNKIRLVKP is encoded by the coding sequence ATGAGGCTCGTTCTCAGGCCCCTCTTCGAGGCAGAGCTGCCGGCAGATTTCGGCGATGTCATAAAGAACAAGCTTGCCGGGAGGGAGGTCAGGACAGGGGAGGAGATTGAGGTTGAACTCCTCGGAAAATTCCTTCGCTTCAAGGTCGTCCTGGCCGAGCCCTCGCCGCTGAAGGTGGGCAGGAACACGAGGGTGGAGTTCTCGCAGGGCGAGGTTGAAGTCGTTGATTTTGAGTTCGATGGGCCGGTGAGTGAGGTAATCCCCTTTGAGAAGGGATTCGTCATCGCCTTCGAGAGGGAGGTTCTGATTATGAACCACAACGGGCAAAAGATTTATAGCGATGAGTTCGAGAAACTTAACGGAGTTAGGGTCTCCAAAGAGACAGTGGTGATAATCCATGACGGGAACAAAATCAGGCTCGTTAAGCCTTGA
- a CDS encoding PadR family transcriptional regulator: MERPNFRGHMKVLILDLLREPMHGYGIMAELEGRYGMKLSAGTVYPILASLRRSGLIEVTSRGEREKKTYVITEKGLDYLAEHADDLAEAKRRMRAYKAFLELGGDELRAAFKELFESVDELTDEQKTRIRELFTGCARELRLILLGGERYERD, from the coding sequence ATGGAACGCCCCAATTTTCGCGGTCACATGAAGGTACTTATCCTCGACCTCCTCCGGGAGCCGATGCACGGCTACGGGATAATGGCGGAGCTGGAAGGAAGATACGGCATGAAGCTGAGCGCCGGAACTGTGTACCCTATCCTTGCCTCCCTGCGGAGAAGCGGCCTGATTGAGGTGACCAGCAGGGGTGAGAGGGAGAAAAAGACCTACGTGATCACCGAGAAGGGGCTGGACTACCTCGCGGAGCACGCTGATGATCTCGCCGAGGCAAAGCGCAGGATGCGCGCCTACAAGGCGTTCCTTGAGCTGGGAGGCGACGAGCTTAGGGCGGCCTTCAAGGAGCTCTTTGAGTCCGTGGACGAACTGACGGACGAGCAGAAGACGAGGATCAGGGAGCTTTTCACCGGCTGCGCGAGGGAGCTGAGGCTGATTCTTCTTGGAGGTGAAAGGTATGAACGCGATTGA
- a CDS encoding ATP-binding cassette domain-containing protein — translation MNAIEVDNLVKKYGDFEAVRGISFNVRRGEIFAFLGPNGAGKTTTVHVLTTLLKPTAGKAIVAGHDVVREPIEVRRKIGIVFQDPSVDRELTAYENMLIHGRIYGVENLKEKIERLLKFVELWEFKDRPVKFFSGGMQRRLEIARSLLHEPEILFLDEPTIGLDPQTRAHIWDYIRAMKEEHNMTIFLTTHYMDEAEQLADRIAIMDHGEIIAEGTAEELKKLVGSDIIYLKLQAREELRCLKADFIKGCKMLPDGRIRLDVDNAAEALPKLFELAKENDVKILEVTYHRPTLNDVFLHLTGREIRDEGGEQSVAKMMMKARMRR, via the coding sequence ATGAACGCGATTGAGGTTGATAATCTCGTGAAGAAGTACGGGGACTTTGAAGCCGTTAGAGGGATATCGTTCAATGTGAGGCGGGGCGAGATATTCGCCTTCCTTGGCCCGAACGGGGCAGGAAAGACCACAACCGTCCACGTCCTCACGACGTTGCTGAAGCCGACGGCCGGGAAGGCCATAGTCGCCGGCCACGACGTCGTCAGGGAACCGATTGAAGTCAGGAGGAAGATAGGGATAGTCTTCCAGGACCCGAGCGTTGATAGAGAGCTTACCGCCTACGAGAACATGCTCATTCACGGCAGGATATACGGCGTTGAGAACCTGAAGGAGAAGATAGAGCGCCTCCTCAAGTTCGTCGAGCTGTGGGAGTTCAAGGACAGGCCCGTCAAGTTCTTCTCGGGCGGAATGCAGAGAAGGCTTGAGATAGCCCGCTCGCTGCTCCACGAGCCGGAGATACTCTTCCTCGACGAGCCGACCATAGGCCTCGACCCGCAGACCAGGGCGCACATCTGGGACTACATAAGGGCCATGAAGGAGGAGCACAACATGACCATCTTCCTCACGACGCACTACATGGACGAGGCCGAGCAGCTGGCCGACAGGATAGCCATAATGGACCACGGTGAGATAATCGCCGAGGGCACCGCCGAGGAGCTCAAGAAACTCGTGGGCAGCGACATAATCTACCTGAAGCTCCAGGCAAGGGAGGAGCTCAGGTGCCTCAAGGCGGACTTCATCAAAGGCTGCAAGATGCTCCCGGACGGGAGGATCAGGCTGGACGTGGACAACGCGGCAGAAGCTCTGCCAAAGCTCTTCGAGCTGGCTAAGGAGAACGATGTCAAAATCCTCGAAGTCACATACCACAGGCCGACGCTCAACGACGTCTTCCTGCACCTCACAGGCAGGGAAATCCGGGACGAGGGCGGAGAGCAGAGCGTGGCGAAAATGATGATGAAGGCTCGCATGAGGAGGTGA
- a CDS encoding ABC transporter permease encodes MQVFFTMIYRELKRFSRSRARVIGSIINPLIWLIFFGKGWGGVFDNPMAAPIFGGVDYMTYLVPGIIAMTVFNMSFMQGITLIWDKQFGFLKEILVAPASRTEAILGRITGGALMAMIQGVIILALSFFLADLNVGGILPALGMSFLVGIAIAGMGVAIALKMTSMEGFQMIVTMIMLPMTFLSGAFYPISTMPEWMQWLAKVNPLTYAVDGSRYYLAGVEPTFGIVTDWVVLIGLAALFAGIAALGFRKATID; translated from the coding sequence ATGCAGGTCTTTTTCACTATGATATACCGCGAACTGAAGCGCTTTTCCCGCTCACGGGCGAGGGTGATAGGGAGCATAATCAACCCGCTCATCTGGCTCATCTTCTTCGGAAAGGGCTGGGGCGGGGTCTTCGACAACCCCATGGCGGCCCCGATATTCGGAGGCGTCGACTACATGACCTACCTGGTGCCTGGAATAATAGCCATGACGGTCTTCAACATGAGCTTCATGCAGGGCATAACGCTCATCTGGGACAAGCAGTTCGGCTTCCTGAAGGAGATTCTCGTTGCTCCCGCGAGCAGGACGGAGGCAATACTCGGCAGAATCACCGGGGGAGCGCTCATGGCCATGATACAGGGCGTCATAATCCTCGCGCTCAGCTTTTTCCTGGCCGACCTCAACGTGGGCGGAATCCTTCCCGCGCTTGGCATGAGCTTCCTCGTTGGAATAGCGATAGCGGGCATGGGTGTCGCGATAGCGCTCAAGATGACCAGCATGGAAGGCTTCCAGATGATAGTGACCATGATAATGCTCCCGATGACCTTCCTCAGCGGGGCGTTCTATCCAATAAGCACGATGCCCGAGTGGATGCAGTGGCTGGCGAAGGTGAACCCCCTCACCTACGCTGTGGACGGCTCCCGCTACTACCTGGCCGGCGTCGAGCCGACCTTCGGAATCGTCACGGACTGGGTGGTGCTAATCGGCCTCGCCGCGCTGTTCGCCGGAATTGCCGCGCTTGGCTTCAGGAAGGCCACGATAGACTGA
- a CDS encoding phosphoglycerate kinase — MFRLIDFEYHGKTVFLRADLNSPVTDGKIISDARFRAVLPTIIYLLEHGAKLVIGTHQSKPYKGDYITTEQHAEILSGLLGQEVEYVEDIFGKYARERIRALKPGEAVVLENLRFAAEEVKYKPIEDCEKTFFVRKLVPLIDYVVNDAFAATHRSQPSLVGFARLKPMIMGFLMEKEVRALTRAYETQEKPRVYVLGGAKVDDSLRVAENVLRNGRAEVILTGGLVGHVFTLAKGFHLGDTNLEFMEKKGLLELVDWAEEILNDFYPYVRTPVDFAVDYRGERVEVDLLSEEKWLFDEHPILDIGSRTIEKYREVLMGAKIIVANGPMGVFEREEFAVGTIGVFRAIGESPAFSIVGGGHSIASIYQHSITGISHVSTGGGAMLSFFAGEKLPVLEAFRESYERFKRLSKGEQPDEEHGD; from the coding sequence ATGTTCAGGCTCATCGACTTTGAGTATCACGGAAAAACCGTCTTTCTGAGGGCAGACCTAAATTCACCGGTCACTGACGGGAAGATAATCAGCGACGCCAGGTTCCGGGCGGTTCTCCCGACGATAATATACCTCCTCGAACACGGGGCCAAACTGGTCATAGGAACGCACCAGAGCAAGCCATACAAGGGGGACTACATCACCACAGAGCAACACGCCGAGATACTGAGCGGGTTACTCGGCCAGGAAGTGGAGTACGTTGAGGACATCTTCGGAAAATATGCCCGCGAGAGGATACGGGCCCTAAAGCCCGGCGAGGCCGTCGTCCTTGAGAACCTCCGCTTTGCCGCGGAGGAGGTCAAGTACAAGCCGATTGAAGATTGCGAGAAGACGTTTTTCGTGAGAAAACTTGTGCCCCTGATCGATTACGTCGTGAACGATGCCTTCGCAGCGACCCACCGCTCCCAGCCTTCCCTGGTCGGCTTCGCAAGGCTGAAGCCCATGATAATGGGTTTCCTTATGGAGAAGGAGGTTCGGGCACTCACAAGGGCCTACGAGACCCAGGAGAAGCCGAGGGTCTACGTGCTCGGCGGTGCGAAGGTTGACGACTCCCTCCGCGTGGCTGAGAACGTGCTGAGGAACGGCAGGGCGGAGGTTATACTCACGGGAGGGCTGGTCGGTCACGTCTTCACCCTAGCCAAGGGCTTCCACCTCGGCGACACAAACCTCGAGTTCATGGAGAAAAAGGGCCTTCTCGAACTGGTGGACTGGGCCGAGGAGATACTCAACGACTTTTACCCCTACGTGAGGACTCCCGTTGATTTCGCCGTTGATTACAGGGGTGAGCGCGTCGAGGTTGACCTGCTGAGCGAGGAGAAATGGCTGTTCGACGAGCACCCGATACTCGACATAGGTTCAAGGACCATTGAGAAGTACCGCGAGGTGCTTATGGGGGCAAAGATAATAGTCGCCAACGGGCCGATGGGCGTCTTCGAGCGCGAAGAGTTCGCCGTTGGGACCATCGGCGTCTTCAGGGCGATAGGGGAGAGCCCGGCCTTCAGCATAGTCGGCGGCGGCCACTCGATAGCGAGCATCTACCAGCACAGTATAACGGGCATAAGCCACGTCTCCACCGGCGGCGGCGCGATGCTGAGCTTCTTCGCCGGCGAAAAGCTCCCCGTCCTCGAGGCATTCAGGGAAAGCTACGAGCGCTTCAAGAGGCTCTCAAAGGGTGAGCAGCCAGACGAGGAGCACGGCGATTAG
- a CDS encoding restriction endonuclease, translating to MPWTADLIRLAPRETLVGDVIELLKRMGFRDYERVAGRKEWGIDVVAIRDDPIAGIEKVVLAVHPKGLASSRDVNVFADLVNKYRADKGILISPAGFTKDAKVLISREHRGRVVPWDGEKLASLFNNYRMEPPADLVEQLKAETEAGEEKGPLEEFELDAPLLHDFSPEAVLEKVASFAASRYPVKPEEVKLESIAVSLSSAYIFSWSVEGDGEKDRAVVFSEDRIVLRATQDKNLSVPVTRALLNDGSIIRATEREVEVPLSPSEAVFVLKAVAAKELGVPESRVTIHERKKVYVPKEARLEVRVGENLAGARVDLERGEVTFEMNPLPDEYFIERTRDIVRKQTGEEISEYELKRTNGKVKTSGKTGRFSFEVQFNGYTGRLLGMEVLMSDDALSELLRNAYPHGRVINLEKGKKAAIADILLDEGVVVVSVDLTDGSYEEARRLPSPEDAFENARTVIEGNFPLRGLVMESYRVLEHKYLELVLESADGRAVVKVDGSTGDVLDYLVEVTPDRAKEIVSEKYPDFKIKSVEGTETEYTVTAENDRHMVTVRVSRDGKLIEEADRVLRRDLAERMAAEAAKEIDEEAMVRSVTLNENWEVEFAGRTKVGRFVLHRTTGEVLKSDARFTEMAIKESYLAHVREKYKEERPAVERLVLYEERGYVHIKVAGRETLYYARIDTRTGKIISEDRAPTKGITAKLKQLQLDSRYK from the coding sequence ATGCCGTGGACTGCGGATTTAATAAGGCTGGCCCCCAGGGAAACGCTTGTTGGAGACGTAATCGAGCTGCTAAAGAGAATGGGCTTCAGGGACTATGAGAGGGTGGCGGGCAGGAAGGAGTGGGGAATCGACGTCGTGGCAATAAGGGATGACCCCATAGCGGGGATTGAGAAGGTTGTTCTGGCGGTTCATCCCAAGGGGCTGGCCTCTTCGAGGGACGTCAACGTCTTTGCGGACCTGGTAAACAAGTACAGGGCGGATAAGGGAATACTGATATCCCCCGCGGGATTCACGAAGGACGCCAAGGTTCTTATATCCCGGGAGCACCGAGGGAGGGTGGTTCCGTGGGACGGCGAGAAGCTCGCCTCCCTGTTCAACAACTATCGGATGGAACCACCCGCCGATCTTGTGGAGCAGCTTAAGGCTGAGACGGAGGCAGGAGAAGAAAAAGGCCCCCTGGAAGAGTTCGAGCTCGATGCCCCGCTTCTCCATGACTTTTCACCCGAGGCCGTGCTGGAAAAGGTGGCCTCGTTCGCGGCTTCCAGATACCCCGTGAAGCCGGAGGAGGTGAAGCTTGAGTCCATCGCGGTCTCCCTGTCCAGTGCGTACATATTCTCCTGGTCCGTCGAAGGGGATGGGGAGAAGGACAGGGCGGTGGTGTTTTCAGAGGATCGTATAGTCCTGAGGGCAACGCAGGACAAGAACCTGAGCGTTCCCGTAACCAGGGCCCTCCTGAATGACGGCTCTATTATCCGCGCCACGGAGCGGGAGGTGGAGGTTCCCCTAAGTCCAAGCGAGGCGGTCTTCGTCCTTAAAGCCGTCGCCGCAAAGGAGCTCGGCGTTCCCGAGAGCAGGGTGACCATCCACGAGAGGAAGAAGGTCTACGTTCCCAAAGAAGCCAGACTCGAGGTCCGGGTGGGTGAAAACCTGGCCGGGGCCAGGGTTGATCTGGAGCGCGGAGAGGTAACCTTCGAGATGAACCCCCTGCCGGATGAGTATTTCATTGAGCGGACCCGGGACATCGTTCGGAAGCAGACGGGGGAGGAAATCAGTGAGTATGAGCTCAAGAGGACAAACGGAAAGGTCAAGACATCGGGGAAGACGGGGCGCTTCTCATTTGAGGTCCAGTTCAACGGCTACACCGGCAGGCTTCTTGGAATGGAGGTTCTCATGAGCGACGATGCCCTCAGTGAACTCCTGAGAAACGCCTATCCCCATGGCAGGGTCATCAACCTCGAGAAGGGCAAGAAAGCCGCCATCGCGGACATCCTCCTTGATGAAGGTGTGGTCGTTGTCAGCGTCGATCTCACCGACGGCAGCTACGAGGAGGCCAGGAGGCTCCCATCACCCGAAGACGCCTTCGAAAACGCCAGGACTGTCATAGAGGGCAACTTTCCGCTGAGGGGCCTGGTTATGGAATCGTACCGTGTGCTGGAGCACAAATATCTGGAGCTTGTTCTTGAGAGTGCGGATGGAAGGGCCGTCGTGAAGGTGGATGGCTCGACGGGGGACGTCCTCGACTACCTCGTTGAGGTGACGCCCGACAGGGCGAAGGAGATAGTCTCCGAGAAGTATCCTGACTTCAAGATAAAATCCGTTGAGGGTACCGAAACCGAATACACCGTTACCGCCGAGAACGACCGTCACATGGTAACCGTCAGGGTCAGCAGGGACGGCAAGCTCATCGAGGAGGCGGACCGTGTTCTGAGAAGGGACCTTGCCGAAAGGATGGCCGCTGAGGCCGCGAAGGAGATAGACGAGGAGGCCATGGTAAGATCCGTAACGCTCAACGAGAACTGGGAGGTCGAATTCGCCGGAAGAACGAAGGTTGGAAGGTTCGTCCTTCACAGAACCACGGGAGAGGTTCTGAAGAGCGACGCCCGCTTCACGGAGATGGCTATAAAGGAGTCATACCTCGCGCATGTGAGGGAGAAATACAAGGAAGAACGGCCAGCGGTGGAGCGCCTCGTCCTCTACGAGGAGAGGGGCTACGTCCACATCAAGGTGGCCGGACGGGAGACACTTTACTACGCGAGAATAGACACGAGAACCGGGAAAATAATAAGTGAAGACAGGGCGCCGACAAAGGGAATAACGGCAAAGCTGAAGCAGCTTCAGCTGGACAGCAGATACAAGTGA
- a CDS encoding metallophosphoesterase, with translation MKAGKLMALLVALLTIAAVPVSTVWAASSSVTPGEILVQPLPGVPAIGKPGDVIEIQPAEGAAIQSLQIVSILHGPYDLEIVGTENGIIKAKIPEDAVPDVYFLVVKSDRGEVTIPNGVWIMKNAPTVLRIAHGSDLHVTSGSKTGFVCGEYFQKSIPEILKYCDHPYAMHSYTAADSFMTYYAMTGLQSENVINLIISTGDDVDTNGDSEGYKMFDEAILHGTAAGTPFISIKGNHDHPPTYYNKYVGPRYFYEVIGDFLIIGLDSRGEERHPELEQLQWMEEVLKSHPDKVPIVLVHHPFWYSTPDGKWGGTIKGYTAFDDGDWQTLTKYVSWDWEGKNGEYDEIARTFLQLVEKYNVRLVLAGHIHRDKPVLYIDREGNEHWFYTVTTTGAPDKTSNPPSQADQSRGYTTPSWYGSQVIYVYENGTVKFPLAGDVLHEGISSLPIPQKFIVYRQNGEDGTAVKFVNELDNAVSGPFVLEIPAGAKVDPEHTNITYTVLGEREIGGTYYMLLNVTVPTGVSQITVVKEADTQGPEVKVGYLMPGKPRPGQRFKVYVTASDNVGIRDMKVQIISDGKVLAEYPAFSMKPAEVEATYYTEIPGVDASEFTIKVIATDFYGNTGETTYTVGGSTGTSSPSQTETGEGGSTCGPAALVGLALLPVLLRRRK, from the coding sequence ATGAAGGCCGGCAAGCTTATGGCCCTTTTGGTGGCCCTGCTTACCATAGCGGCGGTTCCAGTGAGCACCGTCTGGGCAGCTTCAAGCAGCGTGACACCGGGAGAGATCCTCGTTCAGCCGCTCCCGGGGGTTCCAGCTATAGGGAAGCCGGGGGACGTCATTGAAATCCAGCCGGCGGAAGGCGCTGCAATCCAGTCCCTCCAGATAGTCTCGATACTCCACGGACCCTATGACCTTGAAATCGTCGGCACCGAGAACGGCATCATCAAGGCCAAGATACCGGAGGACGCGGTTCCGGACGTCTACTTCCTCGTCGTCAAGAGCGACAGGGGCGAGGTCACGATACCCAACGGCGTGTGGATCATGAAGAACGCCCCGACGGTTCTCCGGATAGCCCACGGTAGCGACCTCCACGTCACGAGCGGCTCCAAGACGGGATTCGTCTGCGGGGAGTACTTCCAGAAGAGCATTCCCGAGATACTCAAGTACTGCGACCACCCCTACGCGATGCACAGCTACACCGCCGCCGACAGCTTTATGACGTACTACGCTATGACGGGCCTGCAGAGTGAGAACGTCATCAACCTCATAATCAGCACGGGTGACGACGTCGATACCAACGGCGACAGCGAGGGCTACAAGATGTTCGACGAGGCAATACTCCACGGAACCGCCGCGGGCACGCCCTTCATAAGCATAAAGGGCAACCACGACCACCCGCCGACCTACTACAACAAGTACGTTGGCCCCAGGTACTTCTACGAGGTCATAGGTGACTTTCTGATAATCGGTCTGGACAGCAGAGGCGAGGAGAGGCACCCCGAGCTCGAACAGCTCCAGTGGATGGAGGAGGTCCTCAAGAGCCACCCTGACAAGGTACCGATAGTCCTCGTCCACCACCCGTTCTGGTACAGCACCCCCGACGGCAAGTGGGGCGGGACCATAAAGGGCTACACCGCCTTCGATGACGGTGACTGGCAGACCCTGACCAAATACGTTAGCTGGGACTGGGAAGGTAAGAACGGCGAGTACGACGAGATAGCCAGAACCTTCCTCCAGCTCGTCGAGAAGTACAACGTCAGGCTCGTCCTTGCCGGACACATTCACAGGGACAAGCCGGTCCTCTACATCGACAGGGAGGGCAACGAGCACTGGTTCTACACCGTCACCACCACCGGCGCCCCGGACAAGACCAGCAACCCGCCGAGCCAGGCCGACCAGAGCAGGGGCTACACCACCCCGAGCTGGTACGGCTCGCAGGTCATCTACGTCTATGAAAACGGCACCGTGAAGTTCCCGCTCGCCGGCGACGTCCTTCACGAGGGCATAAGCTCCCTCCCGATACCGCAGAAGTTCATCGTTTACAGGCAGAACGGTGAAGACGGAACCGCCGTCAAGTTCGTGAACGAGCTTGACAACGCCGTCAGCGGGCCCTTCGTCCTCGAGATACCCGCGGGAGCCAAGGTTGATCCGGAGCACACCAACATAACCTACACCGTCCTCGGCGAGAGGGAAATCGGCGGAACCTACTACATGCTCCTCAACGTCACCGTCCCGACCGGCGTCAGCCAGATAACCGTCGTCAAGGAAGCCGACACCCAGGGGCCTGAGGTTAAGGTAGGCTACCTCATGCCGGGCAAGCCCAGGCCGGGACAGAGGTTCAAGGTCTACGTCACCGCCAGCGACAACGTCGGAATCAGGGACATGAAGGTGCAGATAATCAGCGATGGCAAGGTTCTGGCGGAATACCCGGCGTTCTCGATGAAGCCGGCAGAGGTCGAGGCCACCTATTACACCGAGATTCCGGGCGTTGATGCAAGCGAGTTCACCATCAAGGTGATCGCGACCGACTTCTACGGCAACACCGGCGAGACCACCTACACCGTCGGCGGAAGCACTGGCACCAGCAGCCCGAGCCAGACCGAGACCGGAGAGGGTGGAAGCACCTGTGGCCCAGCGGCCCTCGTGGGCCTCGCACTCCTCCCGGTTCTTCTCAGGAGGAGGAAGTGA
- a CDS encoding DUF447 domain-containing protein yields the protein MRGFLEFLNEGQVYEVLLVTRSNVTPVGVVRGGNRLFFKLFGGKSAGELRDHPYASLQATNDVELIVKLALNVPVKLEFEGNGRYRWIRALPGVYGRVTWREEPHEDELGKATVMKCTLEPEGTIDGNLPPRPLSRADWHLLEMAVDFTRLGVALRNGKTGVARKLRERIVTNYSLYRRFGGSSELAEGILASLDEGG from the coding sequence ATGCGTGGATTTTTGGAGTTCCTCAACGAGGGGCAGGTCTACGAGGTTCTGCTCGTCACGAGATCAAACGTCACCCCGGTGGGCGTTGTAAGGGGCGGAAACCGGCTGTTTTTCAAGCTCTTCGGTGGAAAGAGCGCTGGTGAGCTAAGGGATCACCCGTACGCCTCCCTTCAGGCCACCAACGATGTTGAGCTTATTGTAAAGCTGGCCCTGAACGTTCCCGTCAAGCTGGAGTTCGAAGGTAACGGCCGTTACCGCTGGATAAGAGCCCTGCCCGGAGTCTACGGAAGGGTCACGTGGAGGGAAGAGCCCCACGAGGACGAGCTTGGAAAGGCGACGGTGATGAAGTGCACCCTTGAACCGGAGGGCACCATAGATGGGAACCTGCCCCCAAGGCCCCTCAGCAGGGCTGACTGGCACCTCCTGGAGATGGCCGTGGACTTCACCAGACTGGGGGTGGCCTTGAGGAACGGAAAGACGGGAGTCGCCAGGAAGCTGCGCGAAAGGATAGTCACGAACTATTCCCTGTACAGGCGGTTCGGGGGAAGTTCAGAGCTGGCAGAGGGGATTCTGGCCTCGCTGGACGAAGGTGGGTAG